The region CATAATCAGCAGATTCAGGAATTTTTACGATCTTCCCCATTTCGACAATGCTATCAACGCTCATTATATCCAAGGCAAATTTTTCTTCTCCAAGTAAAAAACTGACTACCTTAAGTTCCATATTTGTCCCTCCTTTAATCTATCTGCAAAAGGATCTGCCCAGTTTCCACATTGTCCCCTTCTTTGACGAGTACTTTTGTTACCGTACCATCGTGATCAGATAAAATATCGTTTTCCATTTTCATGGCTTCAAGGACTATAAGCTTTTGCCCTCTGGTCACCTTTTGCCCTTCACTTACATGAACTTTAAGTATCAGTCCAGACATTGGTGATTTAATCTCGACACCACTGACTGTTGCAGATGGCTGAGCAGGCTGAGGTTCTATCCGTTCAGGTTTACTATGTTCAATTACGGTTTTTTCAGCGGATTTTTCTACTGGAATTGTCGATTGTCGAATAATTGGTTGCTGCACGCCTGATAAGCCTATCTCCTCAACTTCAACTATATACTCTTTACCGTTAACTACCACCCTGAACTTGCGCGCCATCTTCTCGCTCCTTTCCAACCATATCTTCTCCATTGCACAGTTCTGTCATCGAATGAATAATTTTTTGACAGATGAATTGATTTGATCTTGACAGGTTCTCCAAAAATTTCATTTATCACTGCCGATATGATTGCAATGTGTGTATCATCGTGTTTTTCAACTGTTTTCTTCTCATCAGCTGTTTCTGATTTTTTTTGTTTTGTTTTTGAGTCTCTCGATAAAAATTCCATCAGACGAAAGATGGTATAAAGCACAACAAATATAGAGAAAACTGCCGTTATACCGACTAAAACATAAGTAGCGAGAGACATCTGATCACCTCACAAGGGGATATTACCATGCTTCTTCTTTGGCAAGGAACGGACTTTCGTTTGACATATATCTATCACTTTAATAAGCCAATCTCTGGTCTGCCGTGGATCAATAACGGCATCAATATATCCTCTTGAAGCAGCAACGTACGGATTTGCAAATGTCTCTTTATACATTTGAACGAGTTCTTTTCTTTTTTCTTCAGGGTTTGGTGCACTTTCTATATCTTTTCTGAATATAATATTTGCAGCACCCTCTGGGCCCATTACAGCTATTTCAGCTGTTGGCCAGGCTGCAACAAAATCCGCTTCAAGATGCTTACTTCCCATAGCAATGTAAGCCCCTCCATAAGCTTTTCTGAGTATTACAGTTATTTTTGGCACAGTTGCTTCACTGTAAGCATAAAGCAATTTTGCCCCATGCCTTATTATTCCTCCATGCTCCTGCTGGACACCAGGTAAATATCCTGGTGTGTCAACAAATGTAACGATTGGTATATTGAAAGCGTCGAGAAATCTTATGAATCTTGCGGCTTTGTCTGATGAATCTATATCTAAAGCACCCGCCAGGACTGATGGCTGGTTTGCAATTAATCCTACACTTTTTCCAAAGATTCTTGCAAAGCCAACCACGATATTTTTGGCGTAGTGTTTGTGAACTTCAAAAAAACTCCCCTGATCTACTACAAGGTTTATGACGTTGCGCACGTCGTAGCCTTTATTTGATTCTACAGGTACAGTAGAGAGTATCTCTTCACTTATGGTAGTTTCATAATTTCCAGGTATGCACTCTGGTTCTTCAAGGTTATTTTGAGGTATATACGAAAGAAGCTTTCTGACGATATTTACAGCATCCTGTTCATCGGAGGCAAGGAAGTGGGCATTCCCGCTTTTAGCATTGTGAACATATCCACCACCAAGATCTTCCTGACTTATTTCTTCTCCAGTTACAGCTTTTATAACATTCGGACCTGTTATAAACATCCTTGATGTTTTGTCAATCATCACTACGAAATCAGTTATTGCTGGCGAATAAACCGCTCCACCTGCACAAGGTCCGGCTATCAGTGTTATCTGTGGTATCAATCCAGATGCAATTGTATTTCTGTAAAATATTCCACCGTAACCGTACAATGAATCGACGCCTTCCTGAATTCTTGCACCACCTGAGTCATTGATACCTATCAGCGGTATTCCAAGTTCCATTGCAAGATCCATAATCTTCATAATTTTCTTTGCATGCATCTCTCCCAAGGAGCCACCCATTACCGTGAAATCCTGTGAAAATATAGCTACAGATCTACCATCGATTCTTCCTATACCCGTTACAACTCCATCAGCCGGAAGGTCTTCTTTATCCATGCCAAGCAATGTTGACCTGTGCCTGACAAATTTGTCAATTTCAACAAATGAACCGGCATCGAGCAACAAACTAATTCTCTCGCGAGCGGTGAGCTTCCCCTGGGCATGCTGTTTCGCTATCCTGTCATCTCCCCCGCCTTTTTCAATGTGTTGGTCGAGTTGATGAAGTTTATTTATGAATTCTTCCATTTTCACGCCTCCTCAGTGATTACCTTCAACAAGCTCTATAAGAACTCCACCTGTAGTTTTTGGGTGGAGGAACAAAACTTTCGTACCTTCCGCACCAGCTTTAGGTTTGTCAGATAATGGTTGTAGCCCATTGCTTTTTGCAAGTTCAGCAGCCTGATCTATTCCCAGAACATTGAAAGCAATGTGATGAATTCCCTCTCCTTTACTGTCAAGAAATTTGCTGATCTCAGAATTTTCATTCATCGGCTCCAGTAGTTCTATTTTACTTTCTCCAACTTGTATCATGTAAACTCTTATACCTCTTTCAGCAATTTCTTCCACATGAATATTTTGAAGGTTGAAAAAATCTCTATAAACTGATAGTCTTTTGGAAGCATCTCTCACAGCGATACCAACATGATCTATTTTCTTCGTGATCAAAATTAGTCCCTCCTCGTGAAAAATAGGGGCTTAAAGCCCCGTTTTAAGCCACTTTTTCCTCGGATTTTTTCTTTGATTCAGAACTCGATTCAGATGATTGGACTCCGTTTTTTCTGCTATCTGTACTGTAAAAACCACTTCCCTTGAAAATTATACCTACCCTCGAAATAGCACGTTTCATTTGTTTTCCACATTCGCAAAAAATCTCCGGGTCTTCGTTAATTGAGTGAAATACCGTTTTTTGAGAATTGCAGTTTTCACATACATATCTGTAAAACGGCATCTTATCACCTCCTGTGCCACTTCTATGCCTTTACAGTTGTATATCTTAGCCTCTGGACGTTGCAAAAGTGTTAAAATTGATCAAAATGCCTTTTTTATTATCTGAAGAAGATCGTTTTCCTGTAATTTCTTTGGAGTTTTCACCACAACACCTTTCATTGCCCTGTAAGCTACTTTTGCTATATTTTCGAGCTCTTTTTCTTTGAAACCAAGAGATGAAAGTTTCTGATTCAGGCTGAAAAGCTCTTGGAATTCGAAGAGCATATCTATGAAAATTCTGGCAGCAGTTGTCGTATTGTATTCATCAATATTGAAAACTTCATGAGCGAGTATGGCAAGCCTTTCGCGAATTTCGTCAAAGATATACTCAAGTAAATAAGGGCCCGTTATACATAGTCCTAAACCATGAGGAAGTTCTGGATGAAAGCCACTTAACCCATGCTCTATTGCATGATTTGCGATTACACCTGTAAGCGTTTCGGTGATTCCCGCTTCGGTGCTTGCCCATGCAAGATTTGTTCTTGCATAGATATCTGCACCATTTCTATAAGCAATGGGCAGGTTTGCCACAATTCTTTTCATTGAATCAATGGCCAGGATATCTGAATAAGGATTGGCGTCAATATTTAGAAATGCTTCAAGGGAATGATAAAAGGCGTCCAGGGAAGTGTACGCTGTCTGATTTTTCGGAAGTGTTATCATAATTTCGGGATCCACAATGGAGATTTTTGGAAATATAACGCTATAGCCAATACCTACTTTTTCGTTGGTTTCTGGATTTGTGATAACTGCGAATGGGTCAGCCTCAGTTCCTGTTCCATGAGTTGTTGGTATTGCAATTACAGGTAATGCTTTGTCCGGCTTTTTGCCACCACCTACTTCGACATAATCCCAAAATTTTCCACCCATCGCAGCTGTTAATGCAATAGCTTTTGCTGAATCAATAGCACTTCCGCCACCCAGGCCTATTACAAACTTGACATTTTCTTTTTTTGCAATCTCAGCAGCTTCGTCAACATCATTACTTACTGGATTTGGCTGGATTTTGTCGTAAATAACAGACTCAACATCTGTTTTTTTCAATAAGGATACAATTCTATCAAGTAAACCGCTTTGCTTCGTGCTTTTTTTTCCTGTAACTATCATTGCCTTATTTCCGAGATTTTTGATTGAGTCTGGGAGATGCTCGACAGATCCCTGACCAAAAATGATCTTTGTTGGCAAAAAAATATTAAACATATTATCCCCTCCTATATTAAGATTACACCTTTTTCTATATATGCCTTTGCAAGGCAAAGCATCTGTCCCCAACCAAACGCACATCCGAAAGCTATATCAAGTTCGTTGACGTTGCTAACAAAAACCCTGTCCTCAATTTTCACCCATGTTCCCCTCGCTGCATCTGATTGAAAAGTCATCTTTACCCTTGATCTATAACCATCGTCATATTCATACCACCAGAATTCCATAATTTTATGAGGAATGATTGATATAACGATTCCCTTATCTTCGACAATCTGCCCTTGCGTCAGTCTCTTCCAGCGAAAATATATTTGTCCTCCTTCATAAAGATCAATTTTCATACCATCGGTAAACCATGGATCCCATCCGCAATGATTTACAAAAGTCGTCCAGGTTTTTTCGATGGGGGCATTAAAATACTCTATAAACTCCATTTCTGGTATTCGAAGCAACAATATACCTCCTTAGATTTTATTATACCAACTGAGCAGGTATGATACGAAAAATGGAGAAAGCAGAAGAAAAAATGAGTGATAAAAAGATTTTCTTTTGTATATATGGAAAATAGCACTTCAACAGTGAAAATTCTTTTTATCCACGTTTGATTGTTTTTGGTAAAAGTTATAACATTATAAATAGTCCCATACCCCAGGGGAGGTGTGTTTATGAGAAAGTTCTTGTTAGTTCTGGCAATGGTTTTTACTTTATCTGCATTAGTTTTTGGAGCATACGAAATAGCTTTTGTTGTCAAGGCGACAGACTCTGATTTCTGGCAATATACCATTGTAGGAGCAAAGAATGCCGAACATGATCTACAGGGTCTGGTGAAAGTAACAGTTTACGGCCCGCCATCTGAAGCAGATATTGACAAACAAGTAGCTATCCTTGAAGATGTCATAAGAACAAAACCAGATGCAATAGTTATATCGTCGACAAGTTCTCATGCGACAGCCCCAGCTTTAAACAAAGCCTACCAGCAAGGCATAAAGATCATTCTGATTGACAACTTTGTTTACGATACCGGTTATCATTCCTTTTTAGCAACAAACAACAAAGTTGGCGGGGGTCTGGCAGCCGAGAAAGTAGTCGAACTTCTAAAGAAATCGGGAAGGCCTCTTAAAGGCAAGGTAGGTCTTATAAGTTCGATGGCGGGAGTTCAGGTGCTGATCGATCGAGATGACGGATTTACAGCAAGATTGAAAGAATTAGCGCCGGATTTAGAGATATTACCGACAAGGTATGTTGACAACGATATCGCCAAAGCGGCAGCTGCAGCAGAAGACCTTATAACAGCTTATGGAGATCAGCTGGTTGCGATTTTTGCTGACAACAATCACACAGGGGATGGAGTTGCCAGGGTGATTGAGGAACAAAATCTTCAAGACAAGGTGATTGCGGTTGCGTACGATTCTGATCCACAGGAAGTGGAAGCTCTGAGAAACGGTAGTTTGAAAGCTCTCATAGTTCAGGATCCTCATGGAATGGGTTACAAAGGAGTCATGTTTGCATTCATGGCAATTAATGGAGAAACGCTTCCAAGTTACTTTGATACGGGTGTTTATGTTGTTACGAAAGAAAATATGGACAACCTACAATGGGTACTTGATCCCTACAAAAGAAAGAAATACTGATTGTTTTTCTTGAAACGACTGCGAGGGGGATCTCCCCCTCGTAACTTTACAGAAAGAGGGGATTTTTATAAAGTTTTCCGAGAGGGATTTTGCAAAACTTTTTGATAGTACTTTACTCAAACCCGAGACATCCTGGGATGAAATACTAAACTTCGTCGATGAATCAATAAAATATGATGTTCGCGCTATAGCGATTCCATGGTATGCATTGACCTACGCTATAAAAAAAGTATCAACTACAGATATAGGTATTGTTGTTGGAATAGACTTTCCTTTTGGGTACAGCTCCATAGAACGAAAGCTCGATGAAATCAAATTTTACCTTTCGTTCAGTGAAAAAATAACTGATTTTGATGTGGTTGTGAATATCTCAGCTGTCAGGTCCAATAATTGGGAATATGTCCAGGAAGAACTGAGAATTCTCTCTCAGGAAATCAAAAAACACGACAAGATCTGCAAAATCATAATAGAAACAAGCAGATTATCAGATAATGAGATAGTCAGGCTATGTCAGCTAATTTCAAATGAATCGAGCATAGATTACGTAAAAACAGGGACGGGGTTTGGGCCTGCCCCCACGACATATAAAGATGTCCAGTTAATGAAAAAATATCTTGGAGGAAAAAAGATAAAAGTTTCTGGAGGCATCAAGACTCTCGATCAAGTAAAGCGTTTTCTCGATATGGGAGTTAGTCTTTTTGGAAGTAGTGCGGCTATTGAAATTATAGATGAATTTGTTGAAAGGCATAGGAGGAAGTGATCGATGCGCGAACTTTTAAGAGTTGATAATGTGAGCAAGTCTTTTCCGGGTGTAAAAGCCCTGGACGGTATCACTTTTTCTCTGAATAGTGGAGAAGTGCGAGGACTTGTTGGAGAAAATGGTGCTGGAAAATCAACATTGATAAAAATAATAACAGGAGCCTACAGTAAGGATTCTGGTAAGTTATATTTTCTTGGCAAAGAGATAAAAAGGAATGATCCTGTTCTGTCCAGAAAGCTGGGTATCTATGCAGTGTATCAGGATGTTATGATAGCTCCAGACATCAGTGTGGCTGAGAATTTTTTCCTCGGATCCCAACCAGGTTTTTTCGGCTTTGTAAATTGGAGAAAAATGAGAAGTGAATCAAGAAAATTTTTGAATGAAATAGATTTAGCGGTGGATGTTGATATAAGTACAAGATCTCTGAGTCTTGCTAATAAAGAAATGATAGCTATTGCAAAAGTTATGCTTTTCAATCCAAAGCTGGTTATATTTGATGAACCAACAGCGGTGTTGACTGATAATGAAAAAAGACTTTTGTTTGATCTGATTAGAAAACTGAAGAAGAAAAATATAGGGGTTATATACATATCTCATAATCTGGAAGAAGTTTTTGAAATCTGTGACACAGTGACTGTGCTTAAGGATGGAAAAGTAGTGGGCACATATAAAACAGAGGAGATAGGTAATGTAAACAGCCTTATACCACTCATGGTGGGACGGAAAATAGAAGAGATGTACTACAAAGAAAAGGTGGAGATAGGAGAAGAAATCTTGAAAGTTGAAGGGCTAACTGGCAAAAAATTCAAAGGGGTGTCTTTTAGTCTTCATTCAGGTGAAATTCTTGGTCTTTACGGATTAGCGGGGGCTGGTAGAACAGAGATAGCAAGGGCAATCTTTGGTGCGGATAAAATTGATGCTGGCTCGGTATTTGTGAAAGGGAAAAAAGTAGCAATAAATAACGCTAAAGACGCGATAAAACTTGGTATAGGTTATCTACCAGAAGATAGAAGAAATCAAGGAGTGTTTCCACCACAGAGTGTTGAGTTCAATGTAAATATTGTTAATTACCAGGACATTTTATCGAAATTTTTTGTATTTGTAAATCAGAAAAAAGCAAAAAGAATTTCGAAAGAACTTATAAACAAACTTTCAATAAAAGCTTCAAGCATCACCCAATCTGTTTATCAATTAAGTGGTGGCAATCAGCAGAAGGTCATTCTGGCAAGATGGCTTAGTCGTTTTGCACAGGTACTGATACTTGATGAGCCAACGAATGGTATAGATGTTGGTGCAAAAGCAGAGATTTACAGGCTCATAGGAGAAATCGTTAATCAAGGGAAAAGTGTTATTTTTATATCTTCGTATTTACCTGAGCTTATTGGAATATGTGATCGGATAATAGTTATTTCGAATGGTGCGGTAGCTGGGGTGTTAGAACGAAGCAATTTTTCTGAAGAACGCCTTTTAACTCTGGCTATGAGTAATGTGAGAAAAAAGGAGGGTGCTTCGTGAAACAAAAATCGAAAATGGTCATTCGGGGAACAAGTTTTGCTGAGAGAAACCTTATAATTATATTTCTGGTTTTGGCAGTTTTCTTAGCATTTGCTACCAAAGGCACTTTTTT is a window of Pseudothermotoga elfii DSM 9442 = NBRC 107921 DNA encoding:
- a CDS encoding biotin/lipoyl-containing protein, which translates into the protein MARKFRVVVNGKEYIVEVEEIGLSGVQQPIIRQSTIPVEKSAEKTVIEHSKPERIEPQPAQPSATVSGVEIKSPMSGLILKVHVSEGQKVTRGQKLIVLEAMKMENDILSDHDGTVTKVLVKEGDNVETGQILLQID
- a CDS encoding OadG family protein, translated to MSLATYVLVGITAVFSIFVVLYTIFRLMEFLSRDSKTKQKKSETADEKKTVEKHDDTHIAIISAVINEIFGEPVKIKSIHLSKNYSFDDRTVQWRRYGWKGARRWRASSGW
- a CDS encoding acyl-CoA carboxylase subunit beta, yielding MEEFINKLHQLDQHIEKGGGDDRIAKQHAQGKLTARERISLLLDAGSFVEIDKFVRHRSTLLGMDKEDLPADGVVTGIGRIDGRSVAIFSQDFTVMGGSLGEMHAKKIMKIMDLAMELGIPLIGINDSGGARIQEGVDSLYGYGGIFYRNTIASGLIPQITLIAGPCAGGAVYSPAITDFVVMIDKTSRMFITGPNVIKAVTGEEISQEDLGGGYVHNAKSGNAHFLASDEQDAVNIVRKLLSYIPQNNLEEPECIPGNYETTISEEILSTVPVESNKGYDVRNVINLVVDQGSFFEVHKHYAKNIVVGFARIFGKSVGLIANQPSVLAGALDIDSSDKAARFIRFLDAFNIPIVTFVDTPGYLPGVQQEHGGIIRHGAKLLYAYSEATVPKITVILRKAYGGAYIAMGSKHLEADFVAAWPTAEIAVMGPEGAANIIFRKDIESAPNPEEKRKELVQMYKETFANPYVAASRGYIDAVIDPRQTRDWLIKVIDICQTKVRSLPKKKHGNIPL
- the mce gene encoding methylmalonyl-CoA epimerase, yielding MITKKIDHVGIAVRDASKRLSVYRDFFNLQNIHVEEIAERGIRVYMIQVGESKIELLEPMNENSEISKFLDSKGEGIHHIAFNVLGIDQAAELAKSNGLQPLSDKPKAGAEGTKVLFLHPKTTGGVLIELVEGNH
- a CDS encoding FmdB family zinc ribbon protein — protein: MPFYRYVCENCNSQKTVFHSINEDPEIFCECGKQMKRAISRVGIIFKGSGFYSTDSRKNGVQSSESSSESKKKSEEKVA
- a CDS encoding iron-containing alcohol dehydrogenase, whose amino-acid sequence is MFNIFLPTKIIFGQGSVEHLPDSIKNLGNKAMIVTGKKSTKQSGLLDRIVSLLKKTDVESVIYDKIQPNPVSNDVDEAAEIAKKENVKFVIGLGGGSAIDSAKAIALTAAMGGKFWDYVEVGGGKKPDKALPVIAIPTTHGTGTEADPFAVITNPETNEKVGIGYSVIFPKISIVDPEIMITLPKNQTAYTSLDAFYHSLEAFLNIDANPYSDILAIDSMKRIVANLPIAYRNGADIYARTNLAWASTEAGITETLTGVIANHAIEHGLSGFHPELPHGLGLCITGPYLLEYIFDEIRERLAILAHEVFNIDEYNTTTAARIFIDMLFEFQELFSLNQKLSSLGFKEKELENIAKVAYRAMKGVVVKTPKKLQENDLLQIIKKAF
- a CDS encoding SRPBCC family protein; this translates as MLRIPEMEFIEYFNAPIEKTWTTFVNHCGWDPWFTDGMKIDLYEGGQIYFRWKRLTQGQIVEDKGIVISIIPHKIMEFWWYEYDDGYRSRVKMTFQSDAARGTWVKIEDRVFVSNVNELDIAFGCAFGWGQMLCLAKAYIEKGVILI
- a CDS encoding ABC transporter substrate-binding protein, giving the protein MRKFLLVLAMVFTLSALVFGAYEIAFVVKATDSDFWQYTIVGAKNAEHDLQGLVKVTVYGPPSEADIDKQVAILEDVIRTKPDAIVISSTSSHATAPALNKAYQQGIKIILIDNFVYDTGYHSFLATNNKVGGGLAAEKVVELLKKSGRPLKGKVGLISSMAGVQVLIDRDDGFTARLKELAPDLEILPTRYVDNDIAKAAAAAEDLITAYGDQLVAIFADNNHTGDGVARVIEEQNLQDKVIAVAYDSDPQEVEALRNGSLKALIVQDPHGMGYKGVMFAFMAINGETLPSYFDTGVYVVTKENMDNLQWVLDPYKRKKY
- the deoC gene encoding deoxyribose-phosphate aldolase; the encoded protein is MKFSERDFAKLFDSTLLKPETSWDEILNFVDESIKYDVRAIAIPWYALTYAIKKVSTTDIGIVVGIDFPFGYSSIERKLDEIKFYLSFSEKITDFDVVVNISAVRSNNWEYVQEELRILSQEIKKHDKICKIIIETSRLSDNEIVRLCQLISNESSIDYVKTGTGFGPAPTTYKDVQLMKKYLGGKKIKVSGGIKTLDQVKRFLDMGVSLFGSSAAIEIIDEFVERHRRK
- a CDS encoding sugar ABC transporter ATP-binding protein, with product MRELLRVDNVSKSFPGVKALDGITFSLNSGEVRGLVGENGAGKSTLIKIITGAYSKDSGKLYFLGKEIKRNDPVLSRKLGIYAVYQDVMIAPDISVAENFFLGSQPGFFGFVNWRKMRSESRKFLNEIDLAVDVDISTRSLSLANKEMIAIAKVMLFNPKLVIFDEPTAVLTDNEKRLLFDLIRKLKKKNIGVIYISHNLEEVFEICDTVTVLKDGKVVGTYKTEEIGNVNSLIPLMVGRKIEEMYYKEKVEIGEEILKVEGLTGKKFKGVSFSLHSGEILGLYGLAGAGRTEIARAIFGADKIDAGSVFVKGKKVAINNAKDAIKLGIGYLPEDRRNQGVFPPQSVEFNVNIVNYQDILSKFFVFVNQKKAKRISKELINKLSIKASSITQSVYQLSGGNQQKVILARWLSRFAQVLILDEPTNGIDVGAKAEIYRLIGEIVNQGKSVIFISSYLPELIGICDRIIVISNGAVAGVLERSNFSEERLLTLAMSNVRKKEGAS